One Clupea harengus chromosome 11, Ch_v2.0.2, whole genome shotgun sequence DNA window includes the following coding sequences:
- the LOC116222458 gene encoding chemokine-like receptor 1 translates to MAFVMASVDPYTDNWNDATGMDENFSWPRNWTEEDDEYYDDYYEDQPELRKSLNIMSLVVYSLAFVLGVLGNGVVIWVTGFKMKKTVNTVWFLNLAVADFLFTAFLPLSVAYTAMDFHWPFGRFMCKVNSTLSTLNMFSSVYILVVISVDRCISVVKPIWAQNHRSVQRASAVSLVVWFLALVLSSPSFVFRDIAPGVKNGNIINCFNNYASSDDHSPEVVALRSLRHCVMIITRVILGFVVPFAIIVSCYAVIIHRLRTSRSMSGRTGRPFRIIAAVITAFFVCWAPFHIMAIIEMINHMKPESDFSPTLHHVTMIGVPITSSLAFLNSCLNPLLYVFMGQDFKDKVRKSILKVLETAFTEEVSRTNTYTNSMITSRSKEKSFSDAEV, encoded by the coding sequence ATGGCTTTTGTCATGGCCTCAGTGGACCCATATACTGACAACTGGAATGACGCAACTGGAATGGACGAAAACTTCTCGTGGCCAAGAAACTGGACTGAGGAGGACGACGAGTATTACGATGACTACTACGAAGACCAGCCTGAGCTGAGGAAGTCCCTAAACATCATGTCACTTGTCGTCTATTCCCTGGCGTTTGTCTTGGGTGTGCTGGGGAATGGTGTGGTGATCTGGGTGACTGGATTTAAAATGAAGAAGACTGTGAATACCGTGTGGTTCCTGAACCTGGCGGTGGCTGACTTCCTATTCACAGCATTTCTGCCTCTAAGCGTGGCCTACACAGCCATGGATTTCCACTGGCCCTTTGGCAGGTTCATGTGCAAAGTCAACAGCACCCTGAGCACGCTGAACATGTTCTCCAGCGTTTACATCCTCGTCGTGATCAGTGTGGACCGCTGCATTTCTGTGGTGAAGCCGATCTGGGCACAAAACCACCGAAGCGTGCAAAGAGCGTCAGCAGTGAGCCTTGTCGTCTGGTTCCTGGCCCTGGTGCTCAGTTCGCCCTCCTTTGTGTTCCGGGACATCGCTCCCGGTGTGAAGAACGGCAATATCATCAACTGTTTCAACAATTACGCCTCCTCAGACGACCATTCCCCCGAAGTGGTGGCATTGAGGTCACTGCGCCACTGTGTCATGATCATAACCCGGGTCATACTTGGCTTTGTGGTGCCATTTGCCATCATTGTGTCCTGCTATGCCGTCATCATTCATCGACTCAGGACGAGCCGCTCAATGTCGGGACGAACTGGCCGACCCTTCAGGATAATTGCGGCTGTTATCACTGCGTTTTTTGTGTGCTGGGCACCATTTCACATCATGGCGATCATTGAGATGATTAATCATATGAAGCCAGAGTCAGATTTCAGTCCAACTCTTCATCATGTCACAATGATTGGGGTTCCGATTACCAGCAGCCTGGCCTTCCTTAACAGCTGCCTGAACCCCTTGCTGTATGTCTTCATGGGTCAGGATTTCAAGGACAAGGTGCGCAAGTCCATCCTGAAGGTGCTGGAGACAGCGTTCACAGAGGAAGTGTCTCGCACCAACACGTACACCAACTCAATGATCACCAGCCGCAGTAAGGAAAAGTCATTTTCCGATGCAGAGGTGTGA
- the LOC105891713 gene encoding chemokine-like receptor 1, with the protein MAFVMASVDPYSDYSNETDENNSLPRNWTEEDDEYYYDDYYEDQPELRKSLNIMSLVVYSLAFVLGVLGNGVVIWVTGFKMKKTVNTVWFLNLAVADFLFTAFLPLSVAYTATDFHWPFGRFMCKVNSTLSTLNMFSSVYILVVISVDRCISVVKPIWAQNHRSVQRASAVSLVVWFLALVLSSPSFVFRDIAPGMKNGTIVCFNNYASSDDHSPEVVALRSMRHCVMIITRVILGFVVPFAIIVSCYAVIIHRLRTSRSMSGRTGRPFRIIAAVITAFFVCWAPFHIMAIIEMINHMKPESDFSPTLHHVTMIGFPITSSLAFLNSCLNPLLYVFMGQDFKDKVCKSILKVLETAFTEEVSRTNTYTNSMLTSRSKQKSFSDAEV; encoded by the coding sequence ATGGCCTTTGTCATGGCCTCAGTGGACCCATATTCTGACTACTCGAATGAGACGGACGAAAACAACTCGTTGCCCAGAAACTGGACTGAGGAGGACGACGAGTATTATTACGATGACTACTACGAAGACCAGCCTGAGCTGAGGAAGTCCCTAAACATCATGTCACTTGTCGTCTATTCTCTGGCGTTTGTCTTGGGTGTGCTGGGGAATGGTGTGGTGATCTGGGTGACTGGATTTAAAATGAAGAAGACTGTGAATACCGTGTGGTTCCTGAACCTGGCGGTGGCTGACTTCCTATTCACAGCATTTCTGCCTCTAAGCGTGGCCTACACAGCCACGGATTTCCACTGGCCCTTTGGCAGGTTCATGTGCAAAGTCAACAGCACCCTGAGCACGCTGAACATGTTCTCCAGCGTTTACATCCTCGTCGTGATCAGTGTGGACCGCTGCATTTCTGTGGTGAAGCCGATCTGGGCACAAAACCACCGAAGCGTGCAAAGAGCGTCAGCAGTGAGCCTTGTCGTCTGGTTCCTGGCCCTGGTGCTCAGTTCGCCCTCCTTTGTGTTCCGGGACATCGCTCCCGGTATGAAGAACGGCACTATCGTCTGTTTCAACAATTACGCCTCCTCGGACGACCATTCCCCCGAAGTGGTGGCATTGAGGTCAATGCGCCACTGTGTCATGATCATAACCCGTGTCATACTTGGCTTTGTGGTGCCATTTGCCATCATTGTGTCCTGCTATGCCGTCATCATTCATCGACTCAGGACGAGCCGCTCAATGTCGGGACGAACTGGACGACCCTTCAGGATAATTGCGGCTGTTATCACTGCGTTTTTTGTGTGCTGGGCACCATTTCACATCATGGCGATCATTGAGATGATTAATCATATGAAGCCAGAGTCAGATTTCAGTCCAACTCTTCACCATGTCACAATGATTGGGTTTCCGATTACCAGCAGCCTGGCCTTCCTTAACAGCTGCCTGAACCCCTTGCTGTATGTCTTCATGGGTCAGGATTTCAAGGACAAGGTGTGCAAGTCCATCCTGAAGGTGCTGGAGACAGCGTTCACAGAGGAAGTGTCTCGCACCAACACGTACACCAACTCAATGCTCACCAGCCGCAGTAAGCAAAAGTCATTTTCCGATGCAGAGGTGTGA